The following coding sequences are from one Sphingomonadaceae bacterium OTU29LAMAA1 window:
- a CDS encoding nuclear transport factor 2 family protein, which produces MIPALLLLALQSADRLPPANPLPYADPVAGAVMAPIDAMFRGLAAHDGAAILAQVRPDGGATVAVEKPDGTRSIRRMSWTEFAAGVKPGPDRLEEKLTDTAIEVDGDIAMVWGPYTFTVNGKLHHCGADHFDLIRENGAWKVLNVTWSQRTTGCPSN; this is translated from the coding sequence ATGATCCCCGCTCTTCTGCTGCTGGCGCTGCAATCGGCGGATCGTTTGCCGCCCGCCAATCCCTTGCCCTATGCCGATCCCGTCGCCGGGGCGGTGATGGCGCCGATCGATGCGATGTTCCGCGGACTGGCCGCACACGACGGTGCCGCCATCCTCGCGCAGGTCCGTCCCGACGGCGGCGCAACCGTCGCGGTGGAAAAGCCGGACGGCACGCGCAGCATCCGCCGCATGAGTTGGACGGAGTTTGCTGCCGGCGTGAAGCCGGGGCCGGATCGACTGGAAGAGAAGCTGACCGATACCGCGATCGAGGTCGATGGCGACATCGCGATGGTGTGGGGCCCGTATACCTTCACGGTGAATGGCAAGCTGCACCATTGCGGCGCCGATCACTTCGATCTGATCCGCGAGAACGGAGCGTGGAAGGTGCTGAACGTCACCTGGTCGCAGCGCACGACCGGCTGCCCGTCGAACTGA
- a CDS encoding MFS transporter → MTAITTRPRQSWAGLFNISFGFLGIQIGFALQNANMSRIFQSLGTSLDDLPALWVAAPLTGLLVQPIIGHLSDRTWLGRLGRRRPYFLAGAILAAIALVLMPESPGLLMAALLLWLLDASLNVSMEPFRAFVGDMLDKDQHAAGYAVQTAFIGTGAVLGSIFPWLLEHLGVSNVAAAGGIPDTVRFAFWFGGAALFCAVLWTVLTTREYSPQQMAGFHGAADDDQAHTTQVLAARSFTGSVIWIAIGAVVIAVVVALRLEKEVYLLGALLAAYGLASIIAIGRARSGKPADMLGHIVGDFGGMPVLMKRLAVAQFFSWSALFIMWINTTPIVAGAFYGAPDAKSPLYQEGANWVDVLFATYNGIAAVAALTLLPLLSRRIGQAKTHIVGLLCGAAGFASFFVVTDPRWLLASEIGIGIAWASILAMPYAILASSLPQRKLGIYMGLFNVFVVVPQLLVATIMGSITKHLFPTQPIWTLAFAAGALVLAALAMMRVEVVSTSR, encoded by the coding sequence ATGACTGCGATCACCACCCGCCCGCGGCAGAGCTGGGCCGGCCTGTTCAACATCTCGTTCGGCTTTCTCGGCATCCAGATCGGCTTCGCGTTGCAGAATGCGAACATGAGCCGGATCTTCCAGTCGCTCGGCACCAGCCTCGACGATCTGCCCGCGCTATGGGTCGCGGCGCCGCTGACCGGGCTGCTGGTCCAGCCGATCATCGGCCACCTCAGCGACCGCACCTGGCTCGGTCGGCTCGGTCGGCGGCGGCCGTATTTCCTCGCCGGCGCGATCCTCGCCGCGATCGCGCTGGTGCTGATGCCGGAAAGCCCCGGCCTGCTGATGGCCGCGCTGCTGCTGTGGCTGCTCGACGCCTCGCTCAACGTCTCGATGGAGCCGTTCCGCGCCTTCGTCGGCGACATGCTCGACAAGGATCAGCATGCGGCCGGCTATGCCGTGCAGACCGCCTTCATCGGCACCGGCGCGGTGCTCGGGTCGATCTTCCCGTGGCTGCTGGAGCACCTCGGCGTGTCCAACGTCGCGGCCGCCGGCGGCATCCCCGACACGGTCCGTTTCGCCTTCTGGTTCGGCGGCGCGGCGCTGTTCTGTGCCGTGCTGTGGACCGTGCTCACCACCCGCGAATATTCGCCCCAGCAGATGGCGGGCTTCCACGGCGCGGCGGACGACGATCAGGCGCACACGACGCAGGTGCTCGCCGCGCGCAGCTTCACCGGCAGCGTGATCTGGATCGCCATCGGCGCGGTCGTCATCGCCGTCGTCGTCGCCCTCAGGCTGGAAAAGGAAGTCTACCTCCTCGGCGCGCTACTCGCCGCCTACGGCCTCGCCAGCATCATCGCGATTGGCCGCGCGCGCAGCGGCAAGCCCGCCGACATGCTCGGCCATATCGTCGGCGATTTCGGCGGCATGCCGGTGCTGATGAAGCGGCTCGCGGTGGCGCAATTCTTCAGCTGGTCGGCGCTGTTCATCATGTGGATCAACACCACGCCGATCGTCGCCGGCGCCTTCTACGGCGCACCGGATGCCAAGAGCCCGCTCTATCAGGAGGGCGCCAATTGGGTCGACGTGCTGTTCGCGACCTACAACGGCATCGCCGCCGTCGCGGCGCTCACCCTGCTGCCGCTGCTGTCCCGCCGGATCGGGCAGGCGAAGACCCATATCGTCGGCCTGCTGTGCGGAGCGGCCGGGTTCGCCAGCTTCTTCGTCGTCACCGATCCGCGCTGGCTGCTGGCGAGCGAGATCGGCATCGGCATCGCCTGGGCCTCGATCCTCGCCATGCCCTACGCCATCCTCGCCAGCAGCCTGCCGCAGCGCAAGCTCGGCATCTACATGGGCCTGTTCAACGTCTTCGTCGTCGTGCCGCAACTGCTGGTGGCAACGATCATGGGGTCGATCACCAAGCATCTCTTCCCGACCCAACCGATCTGGACGCTGGCCTTCGCCGCCGGTGCGCTGGTGCTGGCTGCACTCGCCATGATGCGGGTTGAGGTGGTCAGCACCAGCCGATGA
- a CDS encoding tryptophan 7-halogenase: MAACLLARAWPRTAITVVESPDIGIVGVGEGSTPQLKALFDTLGIAEAEWMPAADATYKTGIAFHGWADDTPAYFHPFAGQIDLHTQPAFAASAQARRLGADVPAHPDRFFLNARLAAAHKAPVAASNFPFRIGYGYHFDAHKVGHVLRAHALTRGVRHLARRVTHVEVTDGHVARLDLDGGDTVTADLFVDASGFRSVIAQDALGVPFHSFANTLFTDRAVVMPSPRGDRLPVRTKATALTAGWAWDIPLTSRTGNGYVYSSRHLSPDAAETELRTHLGLLDTDVAARHLTMKVGRVATTWTVNCLAIGLAQGFIEPLEATALHIVQATVEGFITAHDTDQRDAFNAAIARRYEGIRDYIVAHYRLNRRVGDFWRENAANDDLSDDLKAIMSAWFTGRDIAAVVEGRDLAGYYAPMSWEVLLAGYGTFPDTARLRPAAPVADLAGIDALLEGCLLNFPDHGAALARRTP, from the coding sequence ATGGCCGCATGCCTGCTCGCCAGGGCATGGCCGCGCACCGCCATCACCGTCGTCGAATCCCCCGACATCGGCATCGTCGGCGTCGGCGAAGGCAGCACGCCGCAACTGAAGGCGCTGTTCGACACCCTCGGCATCGCCGAAGCCGAATGGATGCCGGCCGCCGACGCCACCTACAAGACCGGCATCGCCTTCCACGGCTGGGCCGACGATACGCCCGCCTACTTCCACCCCTTCGCCGGCCAGATCGACCTCCACACCCAGCCCGCCTTCGCCGCCAGCGCGCAGGCACGGCGGCTCGGCGCGGACGTGCCGGCGCATCCCGACCGCTTCTTCCTCAACGCCCGCCTCGCCGCGGCACATAAGGCGCCGGTCGCAGCGTCCAATTTCCCGTTCCGCATCGGCTACGGCTACCATTTCGACGCGCACAAGGTCGGCCACGTCCTCCGCGCCCACGCGCTCACCCGCGGCGTCCGGCACCTCGCCCGGCGCGTAACGCACGTCGAAGTCACGGACGGGCACGTGGCGCGCCTCGACCTCGACGGCGGCGACACCGTCACTGCGGACCTGTTCGTCGACGCCAGCGGCTTCCGCTCGGTAATCGCACAGGACGCGCTAGGGGTCCCGTTCCATTCCTTCGCCAACACCCTGTTCACCGACCGCGCCGTCGTCATGCCCTCCCCGCGCGGCGACCGCCTGCCGGTCCGGACCAAGGCGACCGCGCTGACCGCAGGCTGGGCATGGGACATCCCGCTCACCAGCCGCACCGGCAACGGCTACGTCTATTCCTCCCGCCACCTCTCGCCCGACGCCGCCGAAACCGAACTCCGCACCCACCTCGGCCTGCTCGACACCGATGTCGCCGCGCGTCACCTGACGATGAAGGTCGGCCGCGTCGCCACCACCTGGACCGTCAACTGCCTCGCCATCGGCCTGGCGCAGGGGTTCATCGAACCGCTCGAAGCCACCGCCCTCCACATCGTCCAGGCGACGGTCGAAGGCTTCATCACCGCGCACGACACCGACCAGCGCGACGCCTTCAACGCCGCCATCGCCCGCCGCTACGAAGGCATCCGCGACTATATCGTCGCCCATTACCGTCTCAACCGCCGCGTGGGCGACTTCTGGCGCGAGAATGCCGCCAACGACGACCTCTCCGACGATCTGAAGGCGATCATGTCCGCCTGGTTCACCGGCCGCGACATCGCCGCCGTCGTCGAGGGACGCGACCTCGCCGGTTACTATGCGCCAATGTCGTGGGAGGTGCTTCTCGCCGGCTACGGCACCTTTCCGGATACCGCCCGCTTGCGCCCCGCCGCGCCGGTCGCCGACCTCGCCGGCATCGACGCCTTGCTCGAGGGCTGCCTGCTCAACTTTCCCGATCACGGGGCGGCACTCGCCCGGAGGACGCCATGA
- a CDS encoding glycoside hydrolase family 97 protein → MMMHFRCGAAMALVLLATPATAQTDSTAVAQVPATQFKPVATATSPDRSLVVTIAFDNDGRPTYAVTRKGKPVLNPGRLGVMFTDAPKIERNMELIGQSKDSADSSWTQPFGEWKTIRDRHNELTLRFREKAGMKREMDVTFRVFDDGIGFRYSFPDQPNLHQANIADELTEFAFAQSGTAWWKPAYQWNREEYLYEKTPLNAVGTAQTVMTVKLADGTHAALHEAALVDYAAMNLARTEGNTLKASLTPGAGAPKVTRMAPFASPWRTVILSDDAPGLYMSHLELNLNEPNKLGDVSWIKPAKFVGVWWKMIKGDWSWATGPIHGATNVNVRKYIDFAAANKIPGVLVEGWNVGWDGDWFGNGNAMQFDTPTPDFDADALAAYAKSKGVYLIGHHETGGSASHYDAQLDRAFAWAAAHGEPVVKTGYVTDAGQIERVDADGTKKREWHEGQWMVNHYLRVVQAAAKHKVGIDSHEPVKDTGLRRTYPNWLAREGGRGMEYNAWPGKNPPNHEANMFFTQWLGGPMDFTPGMLSLEGQGGSPLMSTATKQLALYVVIYSPVQMAADTPENYAKHMDAFQFIRDVPVDWSDTRVLNGEVGDYVTVARKDRASDDWYVGSITNDAARTLSLPLDFLDPGRSYTAEIYRDGAGADYRTDARHAIAIEKRSVKRGDTMSLALAPGGGQAIRFVASGGKRRQ, encoded by the coding sequence ATGATGATGCACTTTCGTTGCGGCGCCGCGATGGCGCTCGTGCTGCTGGCGACCCCCGCCACCGCGCAGACCGACTCCACGGCCGTCGCGCAGGTGCCGGCGACGCAGTTCAAGCCCGTCGCTACCGCCACATCCCCCGACAGGTCGCTGGTCGTCACCATCGCCTTCGACAACGACGGCCGCCCGACCTACGCCGTCACCCGCAAGGGCAAGCCGGTGCTCAACCCCGGCCGCCTCGGCGTCATGTTCACCGACGCGCCCAAGATCGAGCGCAACATGGAGCTGATCGGCCAGTCGAAGGACAGCGCCGACAGCAGCTGGACCCAGCCGTTCGGCGAATGGAAGACGATCCGCGATCGTCACAACGAACTGACCCTGCGCTTTCGCGAAAAGGCGGGGATGAAGCGCGAGATGGACGTGACCTTCCGCGTCTTCGACGACGGTATCGGTTTCCGCTACAGCTTCCCCGATCAGCCCAATCTGCATCAGGCGAACATCGCCGACGAACTGACCGAATTCGCCTTCGCGCAATCCGGCACCGCGTGGTGGAAGCCCGCATATCAGTGGAACCGCGAGGAATATCTCTACGAGAAGACGCCGCTGAACGCGGTCGGCACCGCGCAGACGGTGATGACGGTCAAGCTGGCCGACGGCACCCATGCGGCGCTGCACGAGGCGGCGCTGGTCGACTATGCCGCAATGAACCTCGCCCGTACCGAGGGGAACACGCTGAAGGCGTCGCTGACCCCCGGCGCCGGCGCGCCCAAGGTGACGCGGATGGCGCCGTTCGCGTCGCCGTGGCGGACGGTGATCCTGTCGGACGACGCGCCCGGCCTCTACATGAGCCACCTCGAACTCAACCTCAACGAACCGAACAAGCTCGGCGACGTGAGCTGGATCAAGCCCGCCAAATTCGTCGGCGTGTGGTGGAAGATGATCAAGGGCGACTGGAGCTGGGCGACCGGCCCGATCCACGGCGCGACCAACGTCAACGTGCGCAAATACATCGACTTCGCCGCCGCGAACAAAATTCCCGGCGTGCTGGTCGAGGGCTGGAACGTCGGCTGGGATGGCGACTGGTTCGGCAACGGCAATGCGATGCAATTCGACACGCCGACGCCCGACTTCGACGCCGACGCGCTCGCCGCCTACGCCAAGTCGAAGGGCGTGTATCTGATCGGCCACCACGAAACCGGCGGTTCCGCGAGCCATTACGACGCGCAGCTCGACCGCGCCTTCGCCTGGGCCGCCGCGCATGGCGAACCGGTGGTGAAGACCGGTTACGTGACTGATGCCGGCCAGATCGAGCGCGTCGATGCCGACGGCACCAAGAAGCGGGAATGGCATGAGGGCCAGTGGATGGTGAACCACTACCTTCGCGTCGTGCAGGCCGCGGCGAAGCACAAGGTCGGGATCGACAGCCACGAACCGGTCAAGGACACCGGCCTGCGCCGTACCTATCCCAACTGGCTGGCGCGCGAGGGCGGCCGCGGCATGGAATATAACGCCTGGCCGGGGAAGAACCCGCCAAACCACGAAGCCAACATGTTCTTCACCCAATGGCTCGGCGGGCCGATGGATTTCACGCCGGGGATGCTCAGCCTCGAAGGGCAGGGCGGCAGTCCGCTGATGTCCACCGCGACGAAGCAGCTGGCGCTATACGTCGTGATCTATTCGCCGGTGCAGATGGCGGCGGACACGCCCGAGAATTACGCGAAGCACATGGACGCGTTCCAGTTCATCCGCGACGTGCCGGTCGACTGGTCCGATACCCGCGTGCTGAACGGCGAGGTCGGCGACTATGTGACGGTCGCCCGCAAGGATCGCGCGAGCGACGACTGGTACGTCGGCAGCATCACCAACGACGCCGCCCGCACGCTGTCGCTACCGCTCGACTTCCTCGACCCCGGGCGCAGCTACACCGCGGAAATCTACCGCGACGGTGCCGGCGCGGACTACCGCACCGACGCCCGCCACGCGATCGCGATCGAAAAGCGCAGCGTGAAGCGCGGCGACACGATGTCGCTCGCGCTGGCCCCCGGCGGCGGCCAGGCGATCCGCTTCGTCGCCAGCGGTGGGAAGCGGCGGCAGTGA
- a CDS encoding alpha-glucosidase family protein: MTLTDRPWWHGATIYQIYPRSFADANGDGIGDLAGITAQLDHVASLGVEAIWLSPFFRSPMADFGYDVSDYCDVDPIFGTLADFDALVARAHALGLKVIVDQVWAHTSDRHPWFVESRSNRDNAHADWYVWRDPKPDGSPPNNWQSVFGGPAWTWDARRNQYYMHNFLKEQPQVNGHHPQVQQAFLDVARFWLERGIDGFRIDAINFMMFDPDLRDNPPAPLDDGIPRTRPFDYQLHTFNQSHDAIPGFLERVRALFDSYDARFTVAEVGGADSEREMKLFTAEGRRLHSAYGFDFLYAPALTPAAVADAVQKWPEQDGVGWPSWAFENHDAPRAISRWVAADKRDAFARMKMLLLASLRGNIFLYYGEELGLTQVDVPFEHLQDPEAIANWPRTLSRDGARTPMPWSADAPNLGFSTATPWLPVGEDHAALAVDRQERDPHALIHWTRDVLALRKRHPALLTGDIRVVEASDAMLAIERSSADETMLCVFNLSPEPQRWSPADPDAWQPVADSATQGWHFDGYGALIAKQMGRG; encoded by the coding sequence ATGACCCTGACCGACCGCCCGTGGTGGCACGGCGCGACCATCTACCAGATCTATCCGCGCAGTTTCGCCGATGCGAACGGCGACGGCATCGGCGACCTTGCCGGCATCACCGCGCAACTCGATCACGTCGCCAGCCTGGGGGTCGAGGCGATCTGGCTGTCGCCGTTCTTCCGGTCGCCAATGGCCGATTTCGGCTATGACGTATCCGATTATTGCGACGTAGACCCAATCTTCGGCACGCTCGCCGATTTCGATGCTCTGGTCGCCCGCGCGCATGCGCTCGGGCTGAAGGTGATCGTGGATCAGGTCTGGGCGCACACCAGCGACCGGCACCCGTGGTTCGTCGAGAGCCGCTCCAACCGCGACAATGCACATGCCGACTGGTACGTCTGGCGCGATCCGAAGCCGGACGGCTCACCCCCCAACAACTGGCAGTCGGTGTTCGGCGGCCCGGCGTGGACGTGGGACGCGCGCCGCAACCAATATTACATGCACAATTTCCTGAAGGAGCAGCCGCAGGTCAACGGCCATCACCCTCAGGTGCAGCAGGCGTTCCTCGACGTCGCGCGCTTCTGGCTGGAACGCGGCATCGACGGCTTCCGCATCGATGCGATCAACTTCATGATGTTCGACCCCGACCTGCGCGACAATCCGCCCGCGCCGCTCGACGACGGCATCCCGCGCACCCGCCCGTTCGACTACCAGCTCCACACCTTCAACCAGAGCCATGACGCGATACCCGGCTTCCTCGAACGCGTCCGAGCGTTGTTCGACAGCTACGACGCGCGCTTCACCGTGGCGGAGGTCGGCGGCGCGGACAGCGAGCGCGAGATGAAGCTGTTCACCGCCGAAGGTCGTCGCCTGCACAGCGCCTATGGCTTCGACTTCCTCTACGCCCCCGCACTGACCCCCGCTGCCGTCGCCGATGCGGTGCAGAAATGGCCCGAACAGGACGGCGTCGGCTGGCCGAGCTGGGCGTTCGAGAACCACGACGCCCCGCGCGCGATCAGCCGCTGGGTCGCCGCCGACAAGCGCGACGCCTTCGCCCGCATGAAGATGCTGCTGCTGGCGTCGCTGCGCGGCAATATCTTCCTCTATTATGGCGAGGAGCTTGGCCTGACGCAGGTCGACGTGCCGTTCGAGCATCTGCAAGACCCCGAGGCGATCGCCAACTGGCCGCGCACCCTGTCGCGCGACGGCGCCCGCACGCCGATGCCGTGGAGCGCGGACGCTCCGAACCTCGGCTTCTCCACCGCGACGCCATGGCTGCCGGTCGGCGAGGACCATGCCGCGCTCGCCGTCGACCGGCAGGAGCGCGATCCGCATGCGCTGATCCACTGGACCCGCGACGTGCTCGCCCTGCGCAAGCGCCACCCGGCGCTGCTGACGGGCGACATCCGCGTGGTCGAGGCGAGCGATGCGATGCTGGCGATCGAACGTAGCAGTGCGGACGAGACGATGCTCTGCGTCTTCAACCTCTCGCCCGAGCCGCAACGCTGGTCCCCCGCCGATCCCGACGCATGGCAGCCGGTCGCCGACAGCGCGACGCAGGGGTGGCATTTCGACGGATATGGCGCATTGATCGCCAAACAGATGGGACGAGGATGA
- a CDS encoding alpha-amylase family glycosyl hydrolase: MLKLATKTATALALLFAAPAASAQATDYRARLPQDEVIYFLLPDRFENGDTANDRGGLKGGPATTGFDPIAKGYYHGGDLKGLTKRLDYIQSLGATALWVGPVFKNKAVQGGPGQQSAGYHGYWITDFTQVDPHLGTNADFDALVKAAHARGMKVYMDIIINHTADVIQYRECGGKTDCTYRSRAGYPYQRKGGVAGRAINPGFVGDGVQTAENFARLTDPAFAYTPLVPAAERTVKVPAWLNDPIYYHNRGNTTFLNESSTMGDFVGLDDLMTEHPKVVEGMIQIYGDWIDRYGIDGFRIDTARHVNPEFWQAFVPAMQARAKAKGIPNFHIFGEVAYETLDVGSLAKYTQVDKLPGVLDFATRQAILETVTAKQQPDAWDKLTLGDSLYAGGYDTAVTLPTFVSNHDAGRLATYLRKALPQASDDEVLKRVALAHAMLLTLRGVPTIYSGDEQGFVGDGNDQDSREDMFASKVAVYNDNRLLGTTATTAVANFGQDHPLFREIAMLSKLRTVTPALTRGSTVLRARSDTPGLTAISRIDPTTGAEVLLAFNSATQPLTRQVEVGTAATAAATLAGSGCGRVAAPGSLTVTLPPLGYAVCALKATR; encoded by the coding sequence ATGCTGAAGCTGGCCACCAAGACCGCGACCGCGCTCGCGCTGCTGTTCGCCGCCCCCGCGGCGAGTGCGCAGGCGACCGACTATCGCGCGCGCCTGCCGCAGGACGAGGTCATTTATTTCCTGCTCCCCGACCGGTTCGAGAACGGCGACACCGCCAATGATCGCGGCGGGCTGAAGGGCGGACCGGCGACCACCGGCTTCGATCCGATCGCCAAGGGCTATTACCACGGCGGCGACCTGAAGGGACTGACCAAGCGCCTCGACTATATCCAGTCGCTTGGCGCGACCGCGCTCTGGGTCGGGCCGGTGTTCAAGAACAAGGCGGTGCAGGGCGGACCCGGCCAGCAATCCGCCGGCTATCACGGCTATTGGATCACCGACTTCACGCAGGTCGATCCGCACCTCGGCACCAACGCCGATTTCGACGCGCTGGTGAAGGCCGCGCACGCCCGCGGGATGAAGGTGTACATGGACATCATCATCAACCACACCGCCGACGTGATCCAGTATCGCGAATGCGGCGGCAAGACGGATTGCACCTACCGCAGCCGCGCCGGTTACCCGTACCAGCGCAAGGGCGGCGTCGCGGGCAGGGCGATCAATCCGGGCTTCGTCGGTGACGGCGTGCAGACCGCGGAGAACTTCGCCCGGCTGACCGACCCGGCCTTCGCCTACACGCCCCTCGTCCCCGCGGCGGAGCGGACCGTGAAGGTGCCGGCGTGGCTCAACGACCCAATCTATTACCACAATCGCGGCAACACGACGTTCCTCAACGAAAGCAGCACGATGGGCGATTTCGTCGGGCTGGACGATCTGATGACCGAGCATCCGAAGGTGGTCGAGGGGATGATCCAGATCTACGGCGACTGGATCGACCGCTACGGCATCGACGGCTTCCGCATCGACACCGCGCGGCACGTCAACCCGGAGTTCTGGCAGGCGTTCGTGCCGGCCATGCAGGCGCGCGCGAAAGCCAAGGGTATCCCCAACTTTCACATCTTCGGCGAGGTCGCGTACGAGACGCTGGATGTAGGCAGCCTCGCCAAATACACGCAGGTCGACAAACTGCCCGGCGTTCTCGATTTCGCAACGCGGCAGGCGATCCTGGAAACGGTGACTGCGAAGCAGCAGCCCGACGCGTGGGATAAATTGACGCTCGGCGACAGCCTGTACGCCGGCGGCTACGACACCGCGGTGACGCTGCCGACCTTCGTCAGCAATCACGATGCGGGGCGGCTCGCCACCTATCTCCGCAAGGCATTGCCGCAGGCGAGCGACGACGAGGTGCTGAAGCGTGTGGCGCTCGCGCATGCGATGCTGCTGACGCTGCGCGGGGTGCCGACGATCTATTCGGGCGACGAGCAGGGCTTCGTCGGTGACGGCAATGATCAGGACAGCCGCGAGGACATGTTCGCGAGCAAGGTCGCGGTCTATAACGACAATCGCCTGCTCGGGACCACCGCGACGACGGCGGTCGCGAACTTCGGGCAGGACCATCCGCTGTTCCGCGAGATCGCGATGCTGTCGAAGCTGCGCACCGTGACACCGGCGTTGACACGAGGCTCCACCGTCTTGCGCGCGCGCAGCGATACGCCCGGCCTCACCGCCATCTCCCGCATCGACCCCACGACCGGTGCCGAGGTGCTGCTGGCGTTCAACAGCGCGACCCAGCCGCTGACCCGGCAGGTCGAGGTCGGCACCGCCGCCACCGCCGCCGCCACGCTCGCGGGCAGTGGTTGCGGCCGCGTTGCCGCACCCGGCAGCCTGACCGTCACGCTTCCCCCCCTCGGCTATGCCGTGTGCGCTTTGAAGGCGACCCGATGA
- a CDS encoding LacI family DNA-binding transcriptional regulator has protein sequence MAVKTRGRGAPGSGDKPTSFDIAALAGVSQPTVSRALRGDRTVSGATRMRIEAIARQLNYKVDKNASSLRRGQSMTLALLFFEDPLDDGSFINPFFLSMLGSILRTCAARGYDLLTSFQQLSANWHMDFEDSRKADGIILLGYGDYELYKARLEALVAQGTHFVRWGSVDSHNIGVTIGCDNVAGGRMAGEHLIARGARRVGFIGDADDHYPEFRDRYRGLCAALREAGLAVNPGLHADALSVEQSGYDATKRLLARELPFDALFAASDLIALGAVRALSEAGLRVPEDVAIVGFDDIPAAATTQPPLTTVAQDYRKAGEVLVDTLLRRIAEELTDTALLQPRLIVRGSS, from the coding sequence ATGGCCGTGAAGACTAGAGGCCGGGGCGCGCCGGGGAGTGGCGACAAACCGACATCGTTCGATATCGCCGCCCTCGCGGGCGTCTCGCAACCCACCGTCAGCCGTGCGCTCCGCGGCGACCGCACCGTGAGCGGCGCCACCCGCATGCGGATCGAGGCGATCGCGCGGCAACTGAACTACAAGGTCGACAAGAACGCATCCTCGCTGCGCCGCGGGCAGAGCATGACGCTGGCGCTGCTGTTCTTCGAGGACCCGCTGGACGACGGCAGCTTCATCAACCCGTTCTTCCTGTCGATGCTAGGGTCGATCCTGCGCACATGCGCGGCGCGGGGGTATGACCTGCTGACCTCGTTCCAGCAATTGTCGGCCAATTGGCACATGGATTTCGAGGATAGCCGCAAGGCGGACGGGATCATCCTGCTCGGCTATGGCGACTACGAACTTTACAAGGCGCGGCTGGAGGCGTTGGTCGCGCAGGGGACGCATTTCGTGCGCTGGGGTTCGGTCGACAGCCACAATATCGGCGTGACGATCGGCTGCGACAACGTCGCCGGCGGGCGCATGGCGGGCGAGCATCTGATCGCGCGCGGCGCCAGGCGGGTCGGCTTCATCGGCGATGCCGACGATCATTATCCCGAATTCCGCGACCGCTATCGCGGGTTGTGTGCGGCGTTGCGTGAGGCAGGGCTGGCGGTGAATCCGGGGCTGCACGCCGATGCGCTGTCGGTAGAGCAGTCGGGCTATGATGCGACGAAGCGGCTGCTGGCGCGGGAATTACCGTTCGACGCGCTGTTCGCGGCGTCGGACCTGATCGCGCTCGGCGCGGTGCGGGCGTTGTCGGAGGCGGGCCTGCGCGTGCCGGAGGATGTGGCGATCGTCGGGTTCGACGACATCCCCGCCGCCGCGACGACGCAGCCGCCGTTGACGACGGTGGCGCAGGATTACCGCAAGGCGGGCGAGGTGCTGGTCGACACGCTGCTGCGGCGGATCGCCGAGGAACTGACGGATACCGCGCTGCTGCAACCGCGGTTGATCGTGCGCGGGTCGAGCTAG